AACCAGACTTCTATTAATCATACCTTCTTCTATTTCAGTTGAATGTTTCGTTATAAAAGCTTGTACATCCGGATTGTTTAACACTTCTTTCTTCAAATCATTATAGCGATTATTAAAGTCTGGTCTATTTTTTAATTTTTTAAAGGAATTGCTTAAATGTTCCATGTTTTCTCCCTCCTCTCATTATGTCTCGTTGTTTTTATTATCCTTATATTTTTTAATCCGATCAAATAATTTCTTTTTCTCTAACTCAAATTGTTCAATATCCACGCTTGAAGCTTTATCATCATGTTTTTCTTTCTGTTTTAATTCCTGCTGATCTTTATGGTCACTATTTGTTTCTTCACTTAACCATGCCGGTAGCATTTCTTTACGAATAGGTGCTTTCTTATTATTCTCCGTTTTCTTCTTTGTTGTCTTTTCTTCTGCCCATTGTTGATATTGACGGTGCTCTTGTTTAGCTAAATCCATAGCATCTTTTACAGTCTTCACTTGTTTCCTTGTCCAATGGCTCGCAATTTTTTGAACATAAGCCCTCGTAAGCTTCATATCTGTCTTTAACATAACATAATAAATTAATACATTCACAACTCCAGGCTCGAGCCTTTGTTGAAGCATCACTTCTTCAATAATTTGCAAATCACCAACAGAAGGAGTAACTCCACCGGAAACATCCATTAAAAATTGTTTTGGCGATATTCTTTCTAGTTGAAAGATTAGCTCTTCTTCCTTTGTTAATTGCTTTTGCTCTTTTTTACCTCGCAATAATGGTGGCTGTACTTTATCCACTAAGCCAGGTAACTCATCTCCATGCTGAAATTGGTACCAATCACGAGCAGATTTTCTAAGTAATTCAATATCAATGTTTTCGTCCTGGTCAATACTTGCCATTACAACATTTTTCATATCAATAGCATTAATGCCGTATAGGTATGAGAGCTTCTTTATTACATCCTTAACAATAGAAGTTATAGATTTATGAGGGATGAGAGCATCAGAAAGTCCTGCGAAGAATAAATCAAAATCAAAAGCAGAATCTGAAATTTCTAATTTAGACCTAGTTTCTGTACTAACAAACTCTCGTTTTTTTTCAAGCGATAAATCTTTTATCGTTTCTTCATTCATTCTCCCAGCCATTTCAGCGGAACGAACAGAGTCAAAAACATCATTAAACGACTTTGTAATGTCCTTCATTCCTTCACTCTTTTGTTCATCTGAGAAAAAATGTTTTAACTGTAAAAATTTATTTTTGCCAACTCGATTATAAAGATAAACATTTAATACCCCGTCTTGAAAAAACTCTGTCGGTCTTACTGGTGCTTGTAGCTCGTAAACATATTTCTTCACACCGTCTTCTTCGGTTACAAAAGTTTTTAATAAGCCAAGTCCTTCTAATTTAAGACGTTCTTGATAAATGTCACGCAAGTTACTTTGCATAATCGTCATTAAACTATGATGCGTTGTTTCTTGGCTCCACATGCGATTTTGCTCCAACTCTCCCCAAAGAGTCATAAATAAACTGAAACATTTTGACCCAATTAATGGTTGATAAAGCAATGTTATTATTTTTCTATCCAAGTCTTGTAGAATTGAGTTGCTTTTTACTGAGTAACGGTCAATAGCAAGCAATTCCTTCCAATGCTGTTCCATCCCCTTCAACCTTTCATTACAATATATTAAACGTGAAAAGTTCCTACACTGAAAAAAGAGCTTGAAGAACACCTCTTCAAAAGCTCTTTCGATTCTATCTTACTTTCTTAATCAAATCGGTTAACTCTTCAATAAACACATTAATATCCTTAAATTGACGATAAACGGATGCAAACCTCACATATGCTACCTCATCAATTCTCGCAAGCCTGTCCATGACCATTTCACCTACAAATTCACTGTTAACTTCAGAGACACCTTGATTTCTCAGTTCCTTCTCAATATCATGAACAACATCCTCAAGCTTTTGCAGGGGAACCGGTCTTTTTTCACACGCTTTAATAAGACCTCTTAAAATTTTCTCACGACTAAACTCTTCTCTAGTCCCTTCCTTTTTCACGACAATTAATGGGAATTCCTCAACCTTTTCAAATGTAGTAAACCGATATTGACATTCTTCACATTCACGTCGGCGTCGAATTGATTTTCCCTCATCTACAGGTCGTGAGTCTAATACTCTTGTCCCATTATGCTGACACGAAGGACATTTCATATGACCAGCTCCAATCAAACGTCAAAATTTTAAGTTGTTGACATTTCATCACTCAATTTTAAATTTATTTTCGCGTTTTCCCAGTTCCAACAAACGATTCTTTTTGGTCGAGCTTTTTGTAAAGTTCAGTAATTAATTTCTTACTGTATCCAAAATCAGTCGGGAGGACCGTTGTTGTAGTCGCTGTAAAATCAACTGCTGTCTCAAAAGGACGCACAGAAATAACCGTTACAATAAGAAAAGCTTTTCTTGGACGATCAACGTTTACGCTCATTTCTCCACGTTCTTCTGAAACAGATGTAACAGTCATTCCTGGTGTTTGTTCAATTAATTCTTTTACAGATTGTAATGCTTTTTTATTTGTTGTTTTATAATAATGACTTTTCAAATCGGGATTATGGTGATTTTCCCTTGTTTCTTGATGGGTACTAAAAATATCTTTTAATTTATTCACAAAACTCATTGTCATATTCCCCTTTTTCCATATTAATTTTCACTTTATGTATCGAAATTTATTCTACTACTATCATACTGAAATTTGCCGATAATAAAAAGAGGTGCAGATCAATTAATCCGCACCTCTTTACGTTTTAAAGAGCTTTTGCTTGAGCTTGCTTTACTTGTACCGGTCCCATACCTCTAGGGATCTCAATGTTTTCACGAGTTTGTGCTCCTAAAGATTCTGCAATATGATCTGCAGCAATGTTAGGATTTAAATCACCGCAAGTGTAAACATCGATACTAGCATAACCATGCTCTGGAAAGCTGTGAATTGTCAAATGTGATTCAGAGATAATAACCACACCACTTACTCCTTGAGGAGCAAATTTGTGAAAAGCAACCTCTCTAATTTCCGCGCCTGATTTTAATGCTGCATTTACAAATGTTTTTTCAATGTAATCCATGTCATTTAACTTATCAAAATCGCAACCCCATAGTTCAGAGATTACGTGTCTACCCATTGTTTCCATATTCATGGATCCCCCTTTAACTATTTTTTATACATGAATTCTTCGCTTAATGGTATGTGTAACTACCACGGGGGAAAGTTAGTCCAGAGAGGTCCTAACCCTTTAAGTAGCCATAACACCTTGGCTTTGATAAGAAGTTCACGAAAAATAGTATACTTTGTTTGTATTTGTTTTGCAACACACTTTTGAAAAAAATTAGTTAAAGGGTTAATCAAATATTCGGTCACACATTTATTACTTTAACCGCCGGGAACTTTATTATCCAAAATATTTTTTATACCTCTAATAAATGAGTCATACTATTTGCTACTAGTTTTGTTAAATCGGCAACACGGCATGAATAACCCCATTCATTATCATACCAAGCTAAAACTTTTATTTTATGATTTTCCATTACCATTGTTGATAAACCGTCAATGATAGCTGAATGTGGATTTGTATTGTAGTCAATTGATACTAACGGCTCAGTCGTGAAGTCTAGAATCCCTTTTAAAGAGCCCCTTGAAGCAAATTGGAAAGCTCGATTAACTTCCTCTACAGTAACAGGCTTTTCTACATCAACTACAAGGTCAACTAATGAAACATTTGGTGTTGGGACTCGTAAAGCCATACCATGTAACTTGCCTTTCATGTTTGGGAGAACAAGCTCTAGTGCCTTTGCTGCACCAGTTGTTGTCGGGATAATGGATTGCCCACAAGCTCTAGCCCTTCTCAAATCCTTATGCGGGTTGTCAATGTTTTTCTGGTCATTTGTATAAGCATGTACGGTTGTCATTAAACCATTTTTTATATAGAAAGATTCATCTATCACCTTAATGACCGGAGCAAGACAATTTGTTGTACACGACGCATTCGAAATAATTTTATGTTGATTTGCATCAAACTTATTTTCGTTAACTCCCATCACAATCGTAATATCTTCATTTTTACCAGGTGCAGTTAAGATCACCTTTTTTGCTCCCGCTTTAACATGGAGCATTGCCTTTTCCCTGCTATTAAACTTCCCTGTTGCCTCAATAACAATATCAATCCCTAAAACATCCCAAGGAAGCTTCTCAGGGTCACGTTCATTTATTAATAACACCTTTTGACCATTTACAAGTAAATGATCTTCATGGGCAATTACTTCCCCCTGAAATTTCCCGTGAGTTGTATCATATTTTATTAAATGAGCAAGAGTATCAGCTGGATAACTTGCATTGATCGCCATAATATTAATATCTTCCATCATTGCATACCTAAAAACCATTCTCCCAATTCGACCAAACCCATTTATTGCAATATTGGCTCTCATCATCGTTTCCCCTCTCTATTATATGTTATACTTTTAAATTATTTTATATAATTAGTATAACACATTGATCCGAAAAGTGTGTTATTAAAATTTTCACTTTCATAAAACAGACTTTTGATGAGAATAGAGAAATAAAAAAAAGAGACTATAAAAGTCTCTTGGTTAAATTAGTTTCTTTAAGATTTCATGTAACTGCTTTTCTGTCTGCTCAATCGTGCCATTATTGTCAATAATTTCATCTGAAAGATCTTTTTTCATGTGTAATGGAAGCTGTGACTCGATTCTCATTTTAGCTTCTTTCTCTGTATATCCATTTCTCTCCATAAGACGTTTAAGCTGTGTTTTTTCATCCACATACACAAGGATGGTTTTGTCAACCATATGAGTTAATTTACTTTCAAAAAGCAATGGTATATCAAGAACGACTGCCTTTGAATTTTTAGCTTTTTCTTCTTCAACTCCGTTTAGCATTTCTTTTCTAACTGCGGGATGTACTATTTTGTTTAATTGTTCTCTTTTTGAATGGTCACCAAAAATAATGGCACCAAGCTTTTCTCGATTTATGGTTTTATCTTGATGCAGTATTTCATCACCAAAAACAGAAAGTATTTGTTGATAAGCTGGCTTTCCAAGTTCAACCACTTCCCTAGAAATCTGGTCTGCATCAACAACGCGAATTCCTAGGTTTTTCAACATATTTGAAACTGTACTTTTACCACTTGCAATTCCACCAGTTAGACCGATAACAACTGTCACTATGATAAGCCTCCATTGTCTAAAGTTTCCATATCCCTATCATAATGAGAATAATACCCGGGAGGCAAGAAAATTTGTCCATCCACGCAAATTTAGAGAAAATATGTCCTGATTTAATCCCAATAGATACAAATAACGAGCTCATACACGCTACTAGTAAACTCATTACAATAGGAGAATAACCTAATAACGCAGCGCCAATACCCGCTCCAAAGGCATCGAGTGATAATGCCAGCCCGAGTAACAATGCTTCAACACCTGTAATCGTACCAGATTTATCAATATCTGCCGTCATAGGTTTTCTAAGTATATTAATGACAATTCCAAATGTTTTGATTTCAAAGTTAATTAACATTTTTTCCGTTTCTTCTTCAACTGAAGTTTCTTCTTTTGCAGGACGGAAAAATTGGTATAAGACCCATGCCCCAATAAGCATTAAAATAAAGCCACCAAGCTTTTCTGTTATATAAACCGGAAAAACTCTTGTTAAAAGTTCACCAAGAAACATTGCCCCAAGCATCGTGGCCGCTGAACAACATGCGATAATAAAAATCGACTTAAAAGGGATCCTCATTTTTCTCATTCCATACGTAAATCCAACCGAAAAGCTATCCAAACTAACTGCGAACGCTAATAACAAGAGTGATGTATATTGAAACATACTGCCTAGCCCCTTCCTTCTAGTTGCTAACATAGTGTATGATGAACGCCCAGAGAATGTTAAAGAAGGTCGCTTTATTTTTTGAGTATGGATTACCTTATGATTTATATTGATTCTTTATAAACAAAAAAGGCAAAAAACATATTTATGTCTTTTGCCTTTTTTCTTCGACCTATTTTTGACATTGCTCACAATAATGAGTTCCTCGTCCGCCTACGACTGTTTTTGTTAATGTTTTTCCACATTTTTTACATGGCTCATTTGTTCTGCCATAAACGTATAATTGAAGCTGAAACATACCGATTTCACCTTGTGTATTTACATATGAGCGAACAGTACTGCCTCCTTGAGCAACTGCTTCTTCAAGGGTTTTAATGATTTGCTCATGTAAAATCTTATATTCCGCTTTTGTTAATTTACTGGCTATACGATCTGGTTTAATACTTGATCTAAAAAGAGCTTCATCTACATATATATTGCCAAGTCCCACAACAACTGATTGATCTAACAAAGCCGTCTTAATTTTCCGTTCAGTTTTTGCCAGACGACCTCGAAGATATTCCACCGTGAATTCTTTAGAAAATGGCTCAGGCCCTAGTTGGGAAAGAGGGAGTGTACTTTCTTCTTCTCCCTTCTTAAATAAATGCATAGTCCCGAACTTTCGAACATCCCGATATCTTAATTCCGTATGATCTGTAAACGTAAAAATAACATGTGTATGATGATCAAATTCCTCCTGTGGTTGATATAAACCATATCTTCCTTCCATTCGCAAATGAGAAACAAGAACAAAATCATCAAGTATAAATTTTAAGAATTTGCCTCTGCGCTGAACATCATGAATTGTTTGACCAATGATTGCATCTCTAAATTGTTCAGGCTCTTCTGGCTTTTTAATGATTTTCGGCCAATGAATATTGACTCCGTTAATCGTTTTCCCTTTCACTAACTGAAGCAATGTTCGTCGTACCGTTTCAACCTCTGGTAATTCAGGCATTGTAATTTGTTCACATCCTTTTCACATTAGTGCTTGGCTTATCACCAAGTTCTAATGAAAAGTAAAGGGGCCAATCAAGCCCCCTACAGTTTTCTATGCTTATTTTGCATCATACCAGGAATCTCCATAAGAATAGTCCACCTTTAATGGCACTTTTAACTCAACCGCATTTTCCATTACTTCTGGAACAATTTTTTCTAAAATTGACACTTCTTCTCTAGGAGCTTCAAAAATCAATTCATCATGCACCTGTAATAACAGCTTTGTTTGCAGCTTTTCTTGCTTTAATCTTGCAGCCATATCAATCATCGCTTTTTTGATAATATCGGCTGCGCTTCCTTGAATTGGAGTGTTCATAGCTGTTCGTTCAGCAAAGCTGCGAAGATTAAAGTTTCTGCTCGTGATTTCAGGAATATACCTTCTTCGATGAAGCAATGTTTTAACATAACCCTTCTCTCTTGCATCAGCTACAATATCATCCATATAGTCCTGTACTCCAACAAAGGATTCTAAATAACGCTTGATAAATTCACCGGCTTCTTTACGAGTAATCCCCAAACTTTGAGAAAGACCAAAATCACTGATTCCGTATACGATGCCAAAATTAACAGCCTTGGCTTGTCTTCTCATATTTGAAGTCACTTCATCTTCTTCAACATGAAACACATCCATAGCTGTTTTCGTATGAATGTCTAAATCATTCTGGAAGGCTTCTACTAAATTTTGATCATTTGCGATATGAGCTAATACCCTTAATTCAATTTGTGAATAGTCAGCTGCAAAAATGACCCAATCTTTATGAGAAGGTACAAAAGCTTGACGAATCTTACGTCCTTCTTCTAATCGAATCGGTATGTTTTGTAGGTTAGGATCGATTGAGCTAAGTCTTCCTGTTGTTGTTAGCACCTGGTTAAAACGAGTATGAATTTTATGCGTGTCTTTATGAACAACTTTTAATAACCCTTCAATATAGGTTGATTGTAATTTACCTAACTGACGATAATGAAGGATATCCTTTACGATTTCATGTTTATCTTCAAGCTTTTCTAATACATCCGCTGAAGTTGAATAACCTGTTTTCGTCTTTTTCACAACTGGCAGCTGAAGCTTCTCAAATAAAATAACACCAAGCTGCTTTGGAGAATTAATATTAAATGATTCACCAGCATGCTCATAAATATTTTTTTCAAGAGCGTTTAATTGTTCTGCTAAATGTTCACCCATGTCTTTCAAACGGTCCACATCAACAGCTATTCCCTCAGCTTCCATTTGTGCAAGAATAAGAGATAAAGGTAATTCTAAGTCATACAATAAAGATGATTGATCATTTTGTTCGAGTTGTTCAATTAACTTTTCTTTTAAATCAAAGATCGCTAAGCTCTTACGAACAAGGTGCTCACTAAGAGTCTCTTCACCAGGAATAGAACGTTTTGCTCCTTTTCCATAAACAACCTCATCAGCTTGTACAATCGATATGCCATGTGATTTAGCTACACTAGCTACGTCATCAAATGTTGCCGAAGGATTCAATAAATATGCCGCAATTAAAATATCAAAGTCAATTCCTTTTAAAGAGATTCCTTTCCAACTTAAGCCAACCGTTGTTTTTTTACCATCATAAACTGTTTTACGTTTGGTTTCGTCTGCAGCCCATTCCTTAAATAAATCAGAATTAAGAGCAAGTTCAGCTGATATATAATAATGACCATTTTTATTTATAATTGAAACGCCACTTATGTCAGCTTGGTGATAACTATCCTCTAGTATTTCTACATACAGTGCTGCTTCATCTGTCAGTATATCTGAGGTAAGCTCTGTTACGTTTTCAAAGCTGATATCCTCGTATACTTCTTCCTCAGCTACATCTTCACCCATTTTTTCTAATAAAGAATTAAAGCCTAGTTCCTTAAAGATTTCCTTTACTTTACTAGCATCGAATCCTTCATATCGTACTTCATCCAATGTGATTGCTAAGGGTGCTTCACAATCAATCGTTGCAAGCTTTTTACTCATTAAAGCCTGCTCACGATTTTCTTCAAGCTTTTCCTTTAATTTTTTCCCACTTACTTTTTCAATTGAATCTAATACACTCTCTAATGTTTTAAACTCACTTAACAGTTTTATTGCTGTTTTTTCTCCCACTCCCGGTACACCAGGAATATTATCAGACGTATCTCCCATAAGACCTTTCATATCAATAATTTGCTCAGGAGTTAATCCATACTTTTCCATCACAAAGTCAGGAGTGTAAGAATCCACATCTGTTATCCCTTTTTTTGTAATATCAACTGTTATCTTATCTGTAACCAATTGAGTTAAATCTTTGTCCCCTGATATTACCTTAACTTCATAGCCATCCTGTTCAGCCTGTTTGGAAAGAGTACCGATAATATCATCTGCTTCATAGTTTTCCAGTTCATATCTTGAGATTTGATAAGCATCTAATAGTTCTCGAATAAATGGAAATTGCTCTGAGAGCTCAGGTGGGGTTTTTTGTCTTCCACCTTTGTATTCTTGGAATGTTTTATGTCTAAATGTTGTTTTACCAGCATCAAAAGCCACAAGCATATGAGACGGCTTCTCATCTTCTAGTATTTTCATTAAAATCATGGTAAATCCATAAATTGCGTTCGTATGTATACCTTTGTCATTATTTAATAATGGCAGGGCAAAGAAAGCTCTATAGGCAATACTATTCCCATCAATTAATACTATTTTTTTCGTCAACTTTTACAGCCTCCTGTATTCATTGTTGAACAAGCTCTTGTTCAACATTTTATGTCTAAAGCTCTCTTTTACTGGTCTATTGATTTCTAATTCAGACACTCTCTTTTTGCAGGAGGTCCTGGAGCACTCTTTTACTTGTACATGTACCTAAATTAGCAATAAACCAAAAAAAGACCCCTTATTTCCCTCTATTTTATCATGTCTTTAAATAGAAAGGAAAATCAGGGGTACTGTATGAATTGTTATCGTTTACTGGACTCCTTTTAGCAAGGAAGCATAAGGAGAATTAAATGGAATAATAATAACAGTCTCTTCATCTATCGTCTGTTTATACAATTGTAATGTTCGATACATTTCATAGAAGCTTGGATCCTTAGAATAAGCAGTGTTATACATTTTCGCTGCGTCTCTTTCCCCCTCACTTCGAATCACATCAGCATCTGCCTGTGCCTTTGCTAGCATCTCTTTAACTTCTCGATCGGTATCTGCAATAATTCGATTCTTTTCAGCGTCACCTTTAGACAAATATCCTTGTGCAGTTGATTCACGCTCAGAAATCATACGTGTGAATACAGACTGTTCATTTTCAGCCGGTAAATCTGTTCTTTTCATTCTCACATCTGCTACAACGATCCCATAGTTCCCCTGTTCTAATAAATTATTAACAATTTCAGTTACTTTATCATTTAAGCTTCCTCTTGATGACTTTTCATCATTAATAATTTCGTCATAGTTTAATTGACCTAATTCAGAGCGAACGGTTGAGAAAACATATTCGGCCATCTTTGTTTCTGCGTTCACAATTGATCTTGCATTTGAAATCATTTTTTTAGGATCACTTATTCGCCAAACGGTATAATTATCAATGATTAACCGCTTTTTATCCTTTGTATTAATTTCTGCCTCTTCAACATCATAAGTCATCTGATATTTAGGTAGTGTTGTAACTGACTGAATAAATGGTATTTTAAAATTTAATCCTGGTTCTTCTATAATTTTTACAACTTCACCAAATTGACGAACAACCTTATATTCATTTTCCTTAACAATAAAAAGATTGGTAAATATTAAGACAAGTAAGATAATTAAGACAAGAAGAATAATGCCCCCACGTAAATACCCCTTAAATGAAAAGGCAGGTTTCTTCTCCTCCATGTTCACGATATTATCATTGGCCATTTGTAACACTTCCTTCCTGTTCTGCTGGTACGACAGGCTTTGAAGCCGGATCCTTAATTGGCAAGTATTTCATCGTGTTCCCATTGTCTTCCATAATATAAATCTCAGCATTCGGGAGAACCTGATCGATTGTTTCTAATACTAAACGCTTTTGTGTAATATCTTTATTATTAACATATTCGTTATAAATGGCATTAAATTGAGCAACATCCCCACGTGCCTCTTCTATGCGGGCTGCTTTATCACCAGCTGCAGAGGACATAATCGCATCCTTTTCCCCTTGTGCTTCTTCTGTTCGTTGATTTCTGTATTTATTCGCCTCATTTTTACGTGTATTCATCGTTTCACGAGCATCGGTAACTGCTGTAAAAGCTTTCCTAACCTCTTCGTTTGGTAAATCTACATCCTGTAATTTTACGGCTAAAATGGTAATTCCAATGTCATATCCATCAACAAGATTTGTTAGTAATTCCTGAACTTGCTTCTCAATTTCAACTTTTCCAGATGTTAAAGCGTCATCAATTGTTGAACTTCCAATAATACTTCTTAAACTCGCCGATGTTGCATCCTCTAACATCTCCCGTGGATTTTCAGCATTAAATAAATATTTACCCGGCTCGGTAATTTTCCACTGAACGACCATATCTGCTAAAACGATATTCTCATCACCCGTAATCATTTTTGTTTCTTTTGGAAAATCTTTCACTTCACCATCCTCAGATTCCTCATAACCAAACTGTAAACTGAAAGTTTCTTTAGATAGAACTTCAACTGATTGGATTGGCTATGGCATCTTAAAATGTAATCCTGGTTCACTAATTCCTTCTTCTACCTCTCCAAGAGTGATCATCACGGCTTGTTCTGACTCATCTACGGTATACCATGAAGTAAAAGCAACAATTCCTAAGACCACAATTAACAACGCAAATCCGAAGATCGTGAGTACTCGTTTTATACTTAACATCCAACCCCTGCCTTTCTTATTCGGTACATTTAGTATGTACTGCTTTATTTTCTTGTTAAGTTATATACGAATCATCATTAAAAAGGTTTCATATTTCCCTTTTAATAGCTTCCCACTATTAGTATTAATTAGAAAATAAATTTATGAAGAGTTGAATTTATGAGGATTTATTATGACAACAAAAAAGGGACGTGAGTTTATTTGGTAAACTCACGTCCAAAAGATTGGCTCCTTGGATGAAGGGGTTTTCACTTAGTATATTACCAACATTTTATTAAGTAATAATAAACCTAGTGTAAATTAATTGTAAATAATGTCGAAATTAACAGATAGAAAGGTTTTATGGTCACTACGTTATGAAGTTTCATCAAATTTTCTATTCAGCTTAACTGTAAACGTAGTACCTTTTCCAACTTCACTTTCCACACTAATTTGACCTTTATGAGCTTCCACCAAATGTTTTACAATTGCCAAACCTAAGCCTGTTCCACCCGAGTTTCTACTTCTCGCCCTGTCAACACGATAGAAACGCTCAAAAATACGTGCGATTTCCTCCGTTTTAATGCCAATCCCTGTGTCTGAAACAGTAACGATTGCATAATCAGGATATTTATCCACTTTTGCATGCACATAGCCACCTTGTGGAGTATATGTTAGAGCATTACTAATTAAATTAATAAAAATTTGCTTTAATCGATAAATGTCGCCTTCAATATAAGTAAGACCTTCAGGTAAAGAGACAGAAAGCTCTACCTCTTTTTCTCTTGCTTTATTTTCTAACATTACGATAATATCATCCAAGATCTCTCGTAAATCACATGTTTGGATTGATAATTCAAATCCTTGCTGTTCAATTTTCGATAAATCAAGCAAATCTTGAATTAAAGATTGTAAACGGTCGCTTTCCTTTAGAATAATGGAAAGGAAGTATTCGGCTGTTTGCTTATCACTAAGTGCTCCGTCCAGTAATGTTTCACTAAATCCTTTAATCGATGTGATTGGTGTTTTTAATTCATGTGATACATTCGCAACAAAATCCTTACGCATCTGTTCGAGTTTTTTAAGTTCAGTAATGTCATGAAATACAAGGACAATTCCTTTCCATTCATCATTTGTTCCAATAATAGGTGCCCCATACACTTCAAAATGCTTACGTTCAATCTTCAAGGGAAGATGAAGCTGCTTTCTGACTTTTACCTCAGTCATAAAAATCTCTTCCACAATTTCAATAATTTCTTTATGAGTAAACGCGTCATAATATAATTGATAAAGAAACTTAGCTGAGTCAACCTCAAATAATTCTTTATATGCCCTGTTGACTAAGTTAATATAACCTCTACCATCAATCAAAATTAGCCCGCTTCCCATATTTTCAATTAACGTTTGCAAACGATCTTGCTGCATTTCCTGTGCCCTTGTCATATCTTGAAGGTTTCTGGCAAGTATATTAATTGACTGACTCAGTATTCCTGTTTCGTCTAAATGATCTTCATATGTACGTGCTTTATAATTTCCCTTTGCAAGTTCCATAGATACTTTAATTGCAGACTCAATCGGTCTAGTAAATTGGGCTGTAATTCTTACTCCAATTAATAATATAATGATGAATGCGATTCCGAGACTAGCTACTAGAATACCCCACATTTGTTGATTTACTTTAGTTAAAGAGCTCACAGACGCGCTAACGAGCACAATCCCTTCATAAGCAGCTTTTTCCTTTATAGGCAATCCATAATAAGCAAGCCCATGAACTTGGTCACTATAATAATAGCCCTTAGTTTGTCCCCTCATGATTGGAAGTACGTTATTCTTCAATGAATTCATATCCAGATCTTGTGTTAGGTCACCAGCATCAAACAAAATGGTATTATCTTCATCTATAATCGTAATATGTGATTTATAATCCTTCCCTAAGTCAGAAAGTAATTCTGAGATTTGAGAGTTTGATAAATCCTCACGAGATATTATCGTTAAGATTGAGTGTGCTTCTCTTTGTAACTCTTCTTTAAACGTGTTCAAATAGTAGCTATTAAAAATTTGCCCTAGCAATAACCCTAAGCCAACCAGTACTGCAATGATTAATGTAATAAGGGCAAACAAAAAGCGTGAACGAAATCTATTCATTCAGCTTTGGCTCCTCAAGCTTGTACCCCAACCCTCTTATTGTTTTAATATATAATGGTTTTTTTGTATTTCTTTCTATCTTTTCTCGTAAGTGACTAATATGA
This genomic stretch from Metabacillus sp. B2-18 harbors:
- the pnpS gene encoding two-component system histidine kinase PnpS produces the protein MNRFRSRFLFALITLIIAVLVGLGLLLGQIFNSYYLNTFKEELQREAHSILTIISREDLSNSQISELLSDLGKDYKSHITIIDEDNTILFDAGDLTQDLDMNSLKNNVLPIMRGQTKGYYYSDQVHGLAYYGLPIKEKAAYEGIVLVSASVSSLTKVNQQMWGILVASLGIAFIIILLIGVRITAQFTRPIESAIKVSMELAKGNYKARTYEDHLDETGILSQSINILARNLQDMTRAQEMQQDRLQTLIENMGSGLILIDGRGYINLVNRAYKELFEVDSAKFLYQLYYDAFTHKEIIEIVEEIFMTEVKVRKQLHLPLKIERKHFEVYGAPIIGTNDEWKGIVLVFHDITELKKLEQMRKDFVANVSHELKTPITSIKGFSETLLDGALSDKQTAEYFLSIILKESDRLQSLIQDLLDLSKIEQQGFELSIQTCDLREILDDIIVMLENKAREKEVELSVSLPEGLTYIEGDIYRLKQIFINLISNALTYTPQGGYVHAKVDKYPDYAIVTVSDTGIGIKTEEIARIFERFYRVDRARSRNSGGTGLGLAIVKHLVEAHKGQISVESEVGKGTTFTVKLNRKFDETS